ggtGGTGAAGTTGGAGAACAGGACTCAGACTGTCTCAGGATTGTGCTGATTGGGAAGACCGGCTGTGGAAAGAGCTCTACAGGAAACACCATTTTAGgaagagatgagtttaaagCTGAATCAAGTCAAATATCAGTCACCCAATGTTGTAGGAAAGTACACGGTGAGGTGGACGGTCGTCCCGTTCTTGTGGTCGACACTCCTGGTCTGTTTGACACAAGTTTGTCCAATGAGGAGGTTCTAGAAGAGCTGGTGAAATGTGTCAGTCTCCTGGCTCCAGGACCACATGTCTTCCTGTTGGTGATTCATATCGGCAGATTCACAGCAGAAGAGAAGGAGACACTGAAACTCATCAAGCAATTCTTTGGGAAGAATTCTGAAAAGTTCACCATCGTTCTTTTAACCAGAGGTGATGAACTGGAGCGTAGCAGATTGTCCTCAGAGGACTACATCAAAAACAACTGTGATCCTTCCTTTAAGAAGCTGATCTCTGACTGTGGAGGAAGATACCATGTGTtcaataacaatgacaaacaaaataaaaaacaagtcaGTGATCTGATAGCAAAGATTGACACCACGATGAAGAACAATGGAAGGCGCTGCTTTACCAACAAGATGCTGCAAGAGGCTGAAACTGCGATAAGGAAGGAGATGCAGAAGATTTTAAaggagaaggaagaagagatgcagaaagaaaaggaagaaattgAAAGAagatataaaaaagaaatggaggCCATGGAGAAAAGAATtgatgaagaaagagaaaaggagagaatacagagagaaaaagaactcgaaaaaatgagaaataaaattagagaagaagaagagaagagaaagcaggaacaggaaatcagggaaaaggagaaaagggaaaaggaagctgaagaagaaagaCGTCGACAAGAATTTGAAAAAGAACTTGAAAAGCTGGACAAACAAATTCAGTCAGAAAAAGAGGCAAAAGAAACTGTGGACAGAAAACTGGAAGAAGCCAGAGAAGAGatgagaagaaaacaagagGAGTGGGAGAAAGAACAGAAGGAATGGTGGGACAAACAACGACAAGACGAAGACAAAAGacgagaggaagagaaagaaaaaatggaaaaactacaGGACGATTATAACGAAAAgctgaaatgtgaaaaaatcaataaagaagaggatcaaagaagaagagaagaggaaataaaaggATTGGAGGAAATTCATAAGAAAACTCTGGATGATCTAAAGAAGAAACATGAAGAGGAAGCCAGAAAGAAAGCTGAAGAGTTCAACCAAGCCCAGAAGAAACACATGGATGAATTAGCAAAACAGAGGGAAGAACATAAGAAGGAAATGTACGACTTAGTGAGACGTGTGaccaaaaagactgaaaacttgaaCAAGATCAAGAATTTAATGCATAAACATGAAAGACAAATGAAGAATCAAACTAATGAGGAGGACATAGAAGACctccaggaaaaacaaaaagatcaaCTAAATGAGTTGATGAAAAACATTTTGGGAGAAGAGCTCAGCAGCTCATCAGCCTG
This genomic stretch from Astatotilapia calliptera chromosome 12, fAstCal1.2, whole genome shotgun sequence harbors:
- the LOC113034230 gene encoding GTPase IMAP family member 8-like, yielding MATKTAARELRIMLFGKSNDKKSALEKLLVGKKESKGFGGKQSGAASGERNRKPPTVVKTPNIFSLPVNELFKVMKSCVSLCPPGPNVLLLLVKPSDFTEENRQTLNLVLSLFGQDAFNHSIVIRTHNEEGNNSVDKLIEESKQRQQFINFDRKDSFSDSSELMEEMNEIVSKNWGKYLILKEEAKPNLKSSLNLVLFGSGSSGKTSAAKAILGQTELHSASNSSECVKHQGEVCGRWVSLVELPALYGKPQEAVMEESLRCISLCDPEGVHAFILVLPAAAITNEDKGELETIQDAFGSRVNDFTMILFTVDSDPTDPTVLSFLKEDKNIQELCESCGGRSVVLNIKKKQQIPEMFEIVDKISQPTGQLCCYTTATFLHAQMEKVLKLVTGGEVGEQDSDCLRIVLIGKTGCGKSSTGNTILGRDEFKAESSQISVTQCCRKVHGEVDGRPVLVVDTPGLFDTSLSNEEVLEELVKCVSLLAPGPHVFLLVIHIGRFTAEEKETLKLIKQFFGKNSEKFTIVLLTRGDELERSRLSSEDYIKNNCDPSFKKLISDCGGRYHVFNNNDKQNKKQVSDLIAKIDTTMKNNGRRCFTNKMLQEAETAIRKEMQKILKEKEEEMQKEKEEIERRYKKEMEAMEKRIDEEREKERIQREKELEKMRNKIREEEEKRKQEQEIREKEKREKEAEEERRRQEFEKELEKLDKQIQSEKEAKETVDRKLEEAREEMRRKQEEWEKEQKEWWDKQRQDEDKRREEEKEKMEKLQDDYNEKLKCEKINKEEDQRRREEEIKGLEEIHKKTLDDLKKKHEEEARKKAEEFNQAQKKHMDELAKQREEHKKEMYDLVRRVTKKTENLNKIKNLMHKHERQMKNQTNEEDIEDLQEKQKDQLNELMKNILGEELSSSSACSIL